The genomic DNA caaatcttggttaaaagcattttaaaattaacaaagtgttaattttcacatatgacatatacatcagaaattttgtccattaaaatCCAAAGTTCGTTAAATTGAGGTCCGCAAAATGAAGGTTTACTGTATCAAAAATAGCTTCCGTGCTGTTCCTATAGTTCCAGGTTTTCCtttaccaatttttcttttttaggtacCTAGTTGATAGTCGCTGGTTCAAACAGTGGAAAAAATATGTTGGCTTTGACAGTTGGGACAAATACCAGATGGGAGATCAAAATGTATATCCTGGACCCATTGATAACTCTGGACTTCTCAAaggtattattttcttctttcagtcAAATTGTAAATGTTTCTTTCAAATATGTTATAGTCAATGTAGGGAACACAAAAAATGTTAATGTACATATATTGATAAACTAGAACTTTCTTTGTATTGTAGATTTGATATAATGAACTCAGACTATTCTGTTAAAATTAGTTTGTATCGTgacaaattttgtttttcatttatgatGTAATATAGGTTTATTATTTAAACCTTTAAATGAAGAATGTAAGTTAGAAAGTGCTACCTTATTATTTGGGGAGGAATGTTGTGTTGTATATTGTTTTtcctaatggacacagacattttTAAGTTGGGGAGCACTGACATATGTTTACATTCTTGGATCTTTGCATTAATAAAGCCCAGTGGAAAATATGGGCAAAGATTTCAACAGATGCTTCACCAGAGAAGTTTTCAAAAAGCATATGCAAAGATATTCAACATTATTagttattaaagaaatgaagagtaAAACCACAATACATgtattaaaatcattaaaatttaaaagactgacCCCATACCAAGTGTTGACATGGATGTGGAGCAAGTAGAACTTTAATACACTTTCTGGGAGTGATATAGTCTGGCAATTTTCTAAAACACTAAGTATATTTACCATAGGAACCAACCGTTCCATTCTTAGGCATTCACCCAAGAAAAgtgaaagtatttatttatatggaaacttgtacacaaatgtttatagcagtgttatttgtaatagaaaaaactggaaacaacccaaaatgcccatcaacagctgaatggataaacaaatatatctatactagaggcccagtgcacaaaattcgtgcacgggtagggtccctaggcttcgCTGGccatcagggcctattggggccttccagctgctgaccAAGGCTTTCCTTCCTCAGCTGCCGGCCAGGggcttcctttgttctgcgccaccccctggtgttcagcgcacgccatagcgagtgatcaaattcctggtctcccggtagaactcccgtggggacagtttgcatatcaggcttttatatatataaataatgaaatcCTATTGAGcaattaaaaggaatgaaaaatatatatatgactggtcgctatgactcacactgaccaccagggggcaggcgctcaacgcacaggcatggaaacatggaacattCTGATGAATTtccaagggaaggagagaggggagggtgggaagagattcaccaaagatcttatatgcatactagaggcccggtgcacggattcatgcacctgtggggtccctcgtcctggcctgtagggatcaggtggaaactggcagtccaacatcccccaaggggtcccacattgcaagagggcgcaggccaagctgaggaaccccattggtgcacaaatctgtgcactgggcctcttgttgATACATAAAATCATGAATGGATCTCAAGATAATTATGCAGCATAAACGAAGCTGTATAAAACAGTACATAGTATTTTTAGCTAAGTTTCTAGAATATGCAGACTTACCTATGTTAGCAGAACGCAGACACAATTTTCATATACAAAGCACAAACAAGTGGTTTTCTGACAATAGGAAGGTTGACTTGGATGGCCAGAaaagagagattacaaaaggCTACAAGGAAAACTTTGcaggtgatggatatgttcattttggtagtggtgatggtttcacactGTTATTGATATGTCAAAACTTACcaaactgtacattttaaatatatgcagtttATTGTATATCCATTATATACCAGTAAACACAGAAGTAACAGATATCAGCTATTCTGTTTTTAGGGGtgttttctccctttaaaaatgattatttcattTTGACTACTAGATACAAATAACTGTTTACATTCTGGtatataataaaatcatttaCTCCAACTCTCAAATTGGAAAACAGCATTGAagtcttaattttaaattattttttcctaagttTTCTTTGAAACATTTTGTTATAGTGAAAGAAAATGGATGATAGAGTAAAAGGATTTGAATCCAGTCTCACTAATTTTctgtctgtgtgaccttgggcaaattaaaAATACCTAAATCTGTTTACTAATAAAAATGGAGATATTTCATAATAGTGGacaattaattgaaataaaaggacTTTCTATAATAACATTTTTTACTATACCTGCAATTTTCTGGAtatatgatcttgggcaagttactcaattTCCCTGAATATATTTTCGAATCTAAAAGGAAAATACCTATTTTATAGGATTGCTTTGACGAATGACTGAGATAACATGGTTATCTGCTGCGTTATATATCATAGTACATTACCCATAGATGATTACCCATCATCTTCAGAATGTTCCGAAAATGTGTTGCAAATTTCAATTTTcatcaagaatttaaaaatgacaagtaAGGTGTAAAAAAACTGAGTTTAAAAAGTAATACTTCATTTACATCTGCTGTTCAGGTTCATATTATAAAAACCAGAGATTTTCCATTTCTGCTCTATATGAAACATATTTTCTCAAATTTGGTATGATTCTGTGGCGACCATGAGGTGATCCTAGATAGAATAAATAACCTTCTCTTATTCCCTTCAGCATTTTTCCTGCTTCTtgcttaatttatatttttatatctaactaggggcccggtgcacgaaattcgtgcactgggtgtgtgtggggagggcagtgtccctcagcccagcctgccccctctcacatactgggagccctcaggcgttgacccccatcaccctccaatcgcaggatcggccccttgcccaggcctgatgcctcggccagaggcgtagacccccatcaccctccgatcgcctgattggccccttgcccaggcctgacgccaaCGCCAGAGGCATAGAggcccatcaccctccgattgcctgatcggccccttgcccaggcctgatgcctccgccagaggtgtcaggcttggacaggggacccccatctccccctgatcactggctctggcccccgcccaggcctgaggcctctggcccaggaatcatgcctgggcaggggacccccatctccctctgatcgctggctccaccccccgcccaagcctgacgccgctgacccaggcttcaggcctgggcaaggggaccatcatatccccccaatccccggctccaccccccacccaggcctgatgcctcggccagaggagttgaccctcatcaccctccgatcaccaatcaccggatcggccccttgaccaggcctgaggcctctggcagaggtgtcaggcctgggcaggggacccgcagCTCCCTGCGgtcgcaggctctgcccctgcccaggcctaacgcctctggcctaggcgtccggcccgggcagcggggagccgcagctgcagcggccccgcgattgtgggctccgctttaggcccaggcaaggggcccctagctcccgggactgccagcttcgaccgtgcccagctcccatcactggctccacccctacttcctgctatcactggccagggcggcaaaggcacctgattctccgatcatgcctgggggcccccccagctcttagctcccccctgggtttccaatcactgtcagtggcagggggcttcttcctgctttccctttcgcctccctgcattgttcctacatatgcaaattaactgccatcttgttggcagttaactgccaatcatagttggcagttaatttgcatatagccctgattagccaatgaaaagggtatcgtcgtacgccaattaccatttttctcttttattagataggataagaataGTTAGTATGTTCTTATTATTGAAATTCTACCAAGAGCAATTTGGTTTTCCATGCTTGATCATGTAAGACTGGCTCAGAATGAGAGAATCCCCTTTATGTTGTAACTTAATAAACTATTTCTGTGTCTGTACTTTGAAAATTGATGTAAAGGACCAGATAATAATAAGTTAATCTCTAAGTAGGACTGTGTGATATAGGTATAATTCAAGATTTCTGGCCTGCTCTATAATAAATTTTTAGTTTAAACAGAATTTTGAAAGTGGATCATAGAATTAGAATCACATCTGAAAAACTGCTTCCACTCTTCTCTAGGAAAGACTCTAGATTATGGGCCCTTTGGAATAATGATCTGATTCACAGGATGTCCTCTTGTGATTTCCATCATGGTTTCCAGCCCCATGTACTTTGGAGTCATTGTGAAAggttattgatttgttttttgaGTTTCCTTTATCAGCTAATGCTAGAATGACAACTATTACCGTGTGACAGATTTCTGATactgaaaatatttggaaaacactTTTTTTGAGGCCCCTTGGCTAACAATTATACCTTACTATATTTTTTAGagactaataaaaaaaattatgttttcaaacaTTGTTGCTTGACTAATGTTAAACATTGGAACTTTTTAAAGCAacagtttattttgaaatatatagatTTAGATGTGAGCCTCTTCAGAGCTTCCTTTAgaacttatttaaatattttaattagtttttatgAGTTTAAGTAATTTGTGATGTATACAACCAGAGTGTTTAGAGGTATGtactgttgtttctttttatgtattgaatttgtttttccttttacagATGGTGATGCCCAATCACTTAAGGAGCATCTTATTGATGAATTGGATTACATACTGTTGCCAACTGAGGGCTGGAATAAACTTGTCAGCTGGTATACATTGATGGAAGGTCAGGAACCAATAGCACGAAAggtacatattaaaaataactgattagaaatgtttttcttgaaCAATTCACATTTTATTGTTAATTCAGTGACTTGTGAAGCCTTGTCAATTATCTTTGAGATAAAGACCAGCAAAATGTTACTGAATACTgtgcaacaacaacaactatcATATACTATATACCAGCCACTGTTACAAGCACATAAAAGTAATCCCTCTTTACTCACAGTTTTGCTTtacatggtttcagttacccatagTTAACCATAAtcgaaaaatattaaatagaaaaattcaagaattaaacaattcataagttttcagTTGCATGCCATTCTACGTAGCATGTTGAAATCTCACAccttttttgtaattttatttttattgatttcagagaggaagggagagagagagagaaacatcaatgattagagagaatcaccaatcatctgcctcctgcacaccccccacagggaaacctgggcacgtgcccttggctagaatcaaacccggaactcttcagtccacgggccggcactctatccactgaaccaaaccagctagggctcatacCTTCTTGCTCCATTTTGCTGGCACTTACCCAGGTTATATtggttattgttaatctcttactatgcctgatttacaaataaattttattataggtatgtatgtaaaggaaaaaacatagtatatatcgGTTCagtactacagtggggccttgacttacgagtgtcctgactaacgagttttttgagataccagctgtctctcagccgattttttgcattgaattgatagagtaatttgagttaacgagctccgtctcagaatgaattaaactcgtaagttaaggccccactgtattcatgGTTTCAGGCATACACTGAGGGTCCTGGAATGTATCCACCATGGATAAGAGGGTGTTACTATACATTATTAACTAAATTAATCTTCACAGAAAACCTTATGAggaatattatctccattttttaaatgaggaaatgagAACAGAAGTAAGAAAGATTCAGGGCCTTTTAGAGATACATCAGTTTACAAACTAAGGCAGCCTATTTTCTTAATGTGCAGCACTGCTTTTTTGgcaaaacaattagaaaataagaaagaaaataaaacttgaaaaaatacattgcaatctaattttttttaaacctgaaaaTGCACatctttttttactataaaaatcacccctttaaagtaaaaaattcagTTGTTTTTAGTATATGCATAGAGCTTTTTACGAATaagcaaaatcatttttttacattttcatcacATTTTACATTTCCGACCGAACCAGTTTCATCCCAAACAAATTCAAAGGCCCAAAACATTAGATCATATGGGTAAGGATCTTTGTACTTTGGAGCCTTCTGGCAAGTTCCATCTGAATGAAGACTCTGATTTCTAGGAACCATTCAAAAAGCTTCTTAActatacagagagagaaaataaaaacagacagacagaccaccACCACTAATGGCTTATCCAGCCCCCAAATTGAGAGTGGCATGTCTTTAGAGTCCATTCcaattaagaaattttttttaatttaaattttttcttgtttaaagtattatatatgtctccttctttccccattgacctctccccagccactcccatcccccagcacatgccctcactcccctactgtctgtgtccattggttatgcttatatgcatacatacaagttttttggttgatctcttgtcacctcctcccccccccccagcccccccccaatccttccttgccttccctctgaggtttgatggtctgtttgatgcttctctgtctctggatctacttatttttgttcattatattccacaaatgagtgagatcatgtgatatttatctttctctgactggcttatttcgcttagcataatgctctccaagtccatctgtgctgttgcaaatgttaagagttcttgcttttttacagc from Myotis daubentonii chromosome 2, mMyoDau2.1, whole genome shotgun sequence includes the following:
- the USP15 gene encoding ubiquitin carboxyl-terminal hydrolase 15 isoform X11, which gives rise to MAEGGAADLDIQRSDIATLLKTSLRKGDTWYLVDSRWFKQWKKYVGFDSWDKYQMGDQNVYPGPIDNSGLLKDGDAQSLKEHLIDELDYILLPTEGWNKLVSWYTLMEGQEPIARKSGKFNCILRQPLEGLIQ
- the USP15 gene encoding ubiquitin carboxyl-terminal hydrolase 15 isoform X10; the encoded protein is MAEGGAADLDIQRSDIATLLKTSLRKGDTWYLVDSRWFKQWKKYVGFDSWDKYQMGDQNVYPGPIDNSGLLKDGDAQSLKEHLIDELDYILLPTEGWNKLVSWYTLMEGQEPIARKVVEQGMFVKHCKVEVYLTELKLCENGNMNNVVTRRFSKADTIGVLPTRSSTAR